The following proteins are encoded in a genomic region of Bacteroidales bacterium:
- a CDS encoding carboxypeptidase-like regulatory domain-containing protein, protein MKKHLIFLALLLFAIEIHAQKISWNDQPEKGLVYSITNREARKIFRSGYSFVPDKMLHTCVDSFNTRIGWINRPPAGHFVLVSVRQNRLTTEFVSCIPYQVFLLKEYNAVSVQVLDSAGKVRTDARVKLGMNLISADTATKTYRITDPVFTGKEDLLSVKLDGFTSFYHIAKHEVPPVWNNYNDNPDRPRFYSYLVTDKNRYKPGDKVRFKSYTLNSFRNPVKKPLLIRLYAYPKTVNLGKIKPHRPGSFWGEFILHDSLGLKLDNFYSLQLVAENGQIVSECNFRFEDYELKGNRLDIDLEKKQFYPGKNVLTITATDVNGLTLKDARAEIVVLSMDLKESFAPVSVLNDTLLKLNTVLSPSAPTTVDINPGLFGQTNTDYEVRVTILTSENERAMFSRKATFYYSAYELSTRFSNDSLCFDLLQNDRPLQNIPVSLQQNGEAQVRQIRLPYKVKINPAITFYHFTNEYIDKIIEPRLLSPRVEFTGGFEGDSIRLKLDNPHKLHVSWYIYRGTELLEKGSGVETEFKSKITDRSDNYYAELLYSLGGEDFSKKKQFEFRDSKLNVTLNLPERVYPGQKTDATIRVTDQRGEPVKDVDLTAIAANRKLNYTYTELPYYGNVSNPRPQATSYSMEESGKNHSDRMFNYSKWVSTFRLDTMLYYRFLYPDSSFRYTIDSPDSTQFQVFVMRNGFSLPVYVIELDHAPVYFSWTNQAKQYSFYANPGRKHQVSLRLREQVIIIDSLRFEKGKKTIISLNMDHLPAGTKVLPVKKEFSAFERRRYEPFIAHFRSSAGKYAFLEFNDEFFPLYDIKKGNGFITAGPVYGGRATYSEKNGPHINFRYEGGYTYQFEDNAVYKISECGNTGSDLPKCLHFFRSDAVSELNDRMYTKQSFISQQIQTLPPVKKWISRNIDIRDVTSRLKISLPYDTAGITGILFINTVSGKITSPYFDLRSQNHAGQGIPKGLHSVVVLYEDGNYLRQDSISFNYNTQTCINFNHSSWHLYDSASLYWLTHFAWRTDYQSFYESKPEKPRLEFTYRNTFNGNVQGIIYDETTNEPLPGVSILIKGTTDGAITDIDGHFSLDIEDYEATLQISFIGYVTETIQVSRGTEVIMKLKPDVCALQEVVVVGYGVQRKREVTGAISIISPGNIPIDKIEDLNLSQNDKESEKKLYNELLNLNSIRNNFSDVAIWEPGLFTDKNGESKFPVTFPDDITRWDAIVYAMNSRLQTGTERKSIRSFKPLMAELHTPQFLTAGDTAIFIGKTLNYTSDTLIEGKIKIQSGDIDEFKMVRFGQYRTDLIPVTPLSPDSMTVLYTFTRNDGYFDGEERKVPVIMQGADHEEGSLTILKNGDRQAVKAAEGETRIVEITDNQLEIYKAEVLTLFNYRYYCNEQLASRLVGLINLKYFNRFEEKKFRHDDEIRLIINRLLRNQNSQFLWSWWDISENSSYWISAHILRALKFASDAGYPVNLNVQNLAEKASFKFDFLKDISSGDIDLLHALATWKAPLNYRKYITVMDSLIGKQEVKYSMIYNGRGIGYSMLHEKLLLEEIRQMVIPGYKPDILRYKKQGILGEVYFSDGRPAYNWMNSELETNLDAYRIIRNDSAYRNLISPMQQYFISARKNSWNTYESSNLLLTVLPDLLAEGYSKDRVAQITVTGKENSIVTKFPYRAELKSGEELQIKKEKGLPLYCMNYTVQRVTEARTGVEGLTINTYFDDNKYRLEAGKPVELFVEVVVMKDAPVEHVMIEVPVPAGCSYESKDQPYNSQETHREYFKEKTVIFCESLSPGMHAYTIRLLPKYTGSYFVNPAKVSLMYVPVVNANTDMKKAVIY, encoded by the coding sequence ATGAAAAAGCATCTCATCTTTTTAGCCCTTCTGCTTTTTGCGATTGAAATCCATGCACAGAAAATCAGTTGGAATGACCAGCCGGAGAAGGGGCTTGTCTATTCCATTACAAACCGTGAAGCCCGGAAAATTTTCAGATCCGGCTATTCTTTTGTTCCTGATAAAATGCTTCACACATGTGTGGATTCTTTCAACACCCGCATCGGTTGGATTAACAGGCCTCCGGCCGGCCATTTTGTTCTTGTTAGCGTCAGGCAAAACCGGTTGACTACTGAATTTGTGTCCTGTATACCATACCAGGTTTTCCTCCTGAAGGAATACAATGCAGTATCCGTTCAGGTGCTCGATTCAGCCGGAAAGGTAAGAACTGATGCCCGTGTGAAGCTGGGTATGAATCTGATATCAGCAGATACGGCAACAAAAACATACCGGATTACTGATCCTGTTTTTACAGGCAAGGAAGATCTTTTATCGGTTAAACTCGATGGATTCACATCCTTTTATCATATTGCCAAACATGAGGTGCCGCCAGTCTGGAATAATTACAATGACAACCCGGACAGGCCAAGGTTTTACAGCTACCTGGTAACAGATAAAAACAGGTACAAACCCGGTGACAAGGTCCGGTTTAAGTCGTATACCCTTAATTCTTTCAGGAATCCGGTTAAAAAACCCCTGCTGATCCGGTTATATGCGTATCCCAAAACAGTTAACCTGGGTAAAATAAAACCTCACCGGCCCGGAAGCTTTTGGGGTGAGTTTATTCTTCATGATTCACTGGGTCTGAAGCTTGATAATTTTTACAGTCTCCAGCTTGTAGCTGAAAATGGTCAGATTGTATCCGAATGCAATTTCCGGTTCGAAGATTATGAACTAAAAGGAAACCGCCTCGATATCGATCTTGAAAAAAAACAATTTTACCCGGGAAAAAATGTGCTCACCATCACGGCTACGGATGTTAACGGACTTACCCTTAAAGATGCCAGGGCGGAAATCGTTGTGTTATCAATGGACCTGAAAGAATCGTTTGCACCTGTTTCCGTCCTGAACGATACGCTTCTTAAGCTTAACACCGTACTTAGTCCGTCCGCTCCCACTACTGTGGATATTAATCCCGGATTATTCGGACAAACAAATACCGATTATGAAGTAAGGGTAACCATACTGACATCCGAAAACGAACGGGCTATGTTTTCGAGGAAGGCAACATTCTATTATTCGGCTTATGAATTGTCAACCCGCTTTTCCAACGACAGCCTGTGTTTTGATTTACTTCAGAACGATAGGCCACTGCAGAATATTCCTGTAAGTCTTCAGCAAAACGGCGAAGCGCAGGTAAGACAAATCCGCTTACCCTATAAGGTTAAAATAAATCCTGCCATTACATTCTATCATTTCACCAACGAATATATTGATAAGATAATTGAACCCCGTTTACTTTCACCCCGGGTGGAATTCACAGGGGGATTTGAAGGAGACAGCATCAGACTGAAGCTTGACAACCCACATAAACTTCATGTATCCTGGTATATTTACAGGGGAACCGAATTGCTCGAAAAAGGCTCAGGTGTGGAAACGGAATTTAAATCAAAGATCACAGACCGATCGGATAACTATTATGCGGAGTTATTGTATTCACTGGGCGGCGAGGATTTCAGCAAGAAAAAGCAATTTGAATTCCGGGATTCAAAATTGAACGTAACACTTAATCTTCCTGAAAGGGTTTATCCCGGACAGAAAACAGATGCCACAATCAGGGTAACCGATCAGAGAGGAGAACCTGTGAAAGATGTTGACCTTACAGCAATTGCTGCAAACCGGAAGCTGAATTATACATACACCGAACTACCTTATTACGGAAATGTTTCAAATCCACGCCCGCAGGCGACCAGCTATTCCATGGAGGAATCCGGGAAGAACCATTCTGACCGGATGTTTAACTACAGCAAATGGGTATCCACATTCAGGCTCGATACCATGTTGTATTACCGGTTTCTTTACCCTGACAGCAGTTTTAGATATACTATTGACAGCCCTGACAGTACCCAATTCCAGGTTTTCGTCATGAGGAACGGATTTTCTTTACCGGTTTACGTAATTGAACTGGACCATGCTCCTGTTTACTTCTCATGGACCAACCAGGCAAAGCAGTATTCCTTTTATGCGAATCCCGGGCGCAAACACCAGGTTTCATTGCGTTTGCGTGAACAGGTAATCATTATCGACTCTCTGCGGTTTGAGAAGGGCAAAAAGACAATAATCAGCCTGAATATGGATCACCTGCCGGCAGGAACGAAAGTTTTACCTGTAAAAAAAGAATTTTCTGCATTCGAAAGAAGACGATATGAGCCTTTTATCGCTCATTTCAGATCCTCCGCAGGAAAATATGCATTTCTTGAATTCAATGACGAGTTCTTTCCTCTCTATGACATTAAAAAAGGGAATGGTTTCATAACGGCCGGGCCTGTTTATGGAGGAAGAGCTACTTATTCTGAGAAAAATGGTCCCCATATAAATTTCAGGTATGAAGGAGGCTATACTTACCAGTTCGAGGACAATGCAGTTTATAAAATTTCAGAATGCGGCAATACCGGTAGTGATTTGCCCAAATGCCTCCATTTTTTCCGGTCAGATGCTGTTTCTGAATTAAATGACCGGATGTACACGAAGCAGTCGTTTATCAGCCAGCAGATCCAAACGTTGCCGCCGGTTAAAAAATGGATTTCACGCAATATTGACATCCGCGATGTAACTTCAAGGTTAAAAATATCCCTTCCTTATGATACAGCGGGAATAACCGGTATCCTGTTTATTAATACCGTATCAGGAAAAATAACTTCACCTTATTTTGACCTCCGGTCACAAAACCATGCCGGACAAGGTATCCCAAAAGGCCTGCATTCCGTTGTTGTTCTTTATGAAGACGGAAATTACCTGAGACAGGACAGCATTTCATTTAACTACAACACTCAAACCTGTATAAACTTTAACCATTCCTCCTGGCATTTATACGATTCGGCCTCATTGTACTGGCTGACCCATTTTGCCTGGAGAACTGACTACCAGTCGTTCTACGAATCAAAGCCTGAAAAACCCCGTCTTGAATTCACCTACAGGAACACATTTAATGGTAATGTTCAGGGAATAATATATGATGAAACCACCAATGAGCCATTGCCGGGTGTCAGTATCCTGATTAAAGGAACCACAGACGGCGCCATTACGGATATAGACGGTCATTTCTCGCTTGATATTGAAGATTACGAAGCAACGTTACAGATTAGTTTTATCGGATATGTCACCGAAACGATTCAGGTAAGCAGGGGAACCGAAGTTATCATGAAACTGAAACCGGATGTTTGTGCATTACAGGAGGTAGTTGTAGTTGGTTATGGCGTACAAAGGAAACGTGAGGTAACAGGTGCTATTTCTATCATTAGTCCTGGCAATATCCCCATTGACAAAATTGAAGATCTGAACTTATCTCAAAACGATAAAGAATCTGAAAAAAAATTATACAACGAATTATTGAATCTCAATTCAATCCGGAATAATTTTTCCGATGTGGCCATTTGGGAACCCGGGTTATTTACGGATAAAAACGGGGAATCGAAATTTCCTGTTACATTTCCTGATGATATTACACGGTGGGATGCCATTGTGTATGCCATGAACAGCAGACTTCAGACAGGAACCGAAAGAAAAAGCATCCGTTCTTTCAAACCCCTGATGGCAGAACTCCATACGCCTCAATTCCTTACAGCAGGTGATACAGCCATCTTTATCGGTAAAACGCTGAATTATACTTCCGATACATTGATCGAGGGAAAAATCAAAATTCAATCCGGCGATATTGATGAATTTAAGATGGTAAGGTTCGGCCAGTACAGGACGGATTTAATCCCGGTAACACCACTTAGCCCCGATTCGATGACCGTTTTATACACCTTTACCCGTAATGACGGTTACTTCGACGGGGAAGAGCGTAAAGTTCCTGTAATTATGCAGGGAGCTGATCATGAAGAGGGATCCCTTACCATACTGAAAAACGGCGACAGACAAGCGGTTAAGGCGGCTGAAGGTGAAACGCGTATCGTTGAAATCACCGACAATCAACTTGAAATTTATAAAGCGGAAGTTCTTACTCTTTTCAACTATCGCTATTACTGCAATGAACAGCTGGCATCACGACTTGTCGGTCTTATCAACCTGAAGTATTTCAACCGGTTCGAAGAAAAGAAATTCAGGCACGATGATGAGATCAGGCTTATAATAAACCGCTTGCTGCGTAATCAGAACAGTCAATTTCTGTGGTCATGGTGGGACATTTCTGAAAATTCATCCTACTGGATCTCCGCCCATATCCTGAGGGCGCTGAAATTTGCATCCGACGCCGGATACCCCGTTAACCTGAATGTTCAGAACCTGGCAGAAAAAGCAAGTTTCAAGTTCGATTTCCTGAAAGACATTTCATCCGGCGATATTGACTTGCTGCACGCGTTGGCAACCTGGAAAGCTCCGCTCAACTACAGGAAATATATCACTGTCATGGATTCCCTCATAGGAAAACAGGAAGTAAAATACAGTATGATATACAATGGCAGAGGCATCGGGTATTCTATGCTTCATGAAAAATTACTTCTTGAGGAAATAAGGCAGATGGTGATACCGGGATATAAACCGGACATTTTGCGGTATAAAAAGCAGGGTATACTGGGTGAAGTATATTTCTCTGATGGAAGACCGGCATATAATTGGATGAACAGTGAGCTTGAAACAAACCTGGATGCCTACAGGATAATCAGGAATGACTCGGCTTACAGGAATCTCATAAGTCCCATGCAACAATACTTTATTTCAGCGCGGAAGAATTCCTGGAATACATATGAATCATCAAACCTTTTGCTGACCGTTCTGCCTGACCTGCTTGCCGAGGGTTATTCAAAAGACCGGGTGGCACAAATTACGGTAACCGGTAAAGAAAATAGTATAGTGACCAAATTCCCTTACCGTGCCGAACTTAAAAGCGGCGAAGAACTTCAAATTAAAAAGGAGAAGGGACTTCCGCTTTATTGTATGAATTATACGGTGCAGCGTGTTACTGAAGCCAGGACGGGAGTGGAAGGCTTAACCATTAATACTTATTTTGATGACAACAAATACCGGCTCGAAGCGGGTAAACCGGTTGAATTATTTGTTGAAGTGGTGGTAATGAAGGATGCCCCGGTGGAACACGTGATGATTGAAGTGCCTGTTCCTGCAGGATGCAGTTATGAAAGCAAAGATCAGCCTTACAACTCACAGGAAACACATCGCGAATACTTTAAGGAAAAAACGGTTATTTTCTGTGAATCGCTTTCACCCGGAATGCATGCTTACACAATCCGGTTGTTGCCAAAGTATACAGGCAGTTATTTTGTAAACCCCGCCAAAGTATCATTAATGTATGTGCCGGTTGTTAATGCCAATACTGATATGAAAAAAGCGGTGATATATTAA
- a CDS encoding VOC family protein, translated as MKKIAFFALAFASIACLSFYAGRKSAKEPILQNNTVTQVAVIVKDIDKASAAWAKLLGQDIPAASTTENNKDRPTLYKGNPSDAQAKLAFFSMNNLQIELIQPLGQGSTWQEYLDKHGEGIHHIAFQVKNIDGMEQKFLANGNPTVMRGGWDGGAYSYIDATNDLGCILELLENY; from the coding sequence ATGAAAAAAATTGCTTTTTTTGCCCTGGCTTTTGCTTCCATTGCATGCCTTTCATTCTATGCCGGCCGAAAATCGGCCAAAGAACCGATCCTGCAGAATAATACTGTAACCCAGGTTGCCGTTATAGTTAAAGATATCGATAAAGCCTCCGCTGCATGGGCGAAGCTTCTTGGCCAGGACATTCCTGCTGCGAGTACAACAGAAAACAATAAAGACCGTCCGACTCTCTATAAGGGAAATCCATCCGATGCCCAGGCCAAACTGGCTTTCTTCAGCATGAACAACCTGCAGATTGAGCTCATTCAGCCTCTTGGCCAGGGAAGTACATGGCAGGAATACCTTGATAAACATGGCGAAGGCATTCACCACATCGCTTTCCAGGTTAAAAACATCGACGGTATGGAACAGAAATTCCTGGCAAACGGTAATCCCACGGTAATGCGGGGTGGATGGGACGGCGGTGCCTACAGCTATATCGACGCCACAAACGATTTGGGGTGCATATTGGAATTACTGGAGAACTATTAA
- a CDS encoding sigma-70 family RNA polymerase sigma factor yields MSPTESEKITKAYTTERKKLLGYIRNRVPGHMEAEDILQDVFYQLTVGFRDLDRIENLTAWLYRVTNNRIIDLFRKKKPVNMTWLEKASNSEEGPLSLSDILPELGSTPEEEDLKDIIWSEIETVLASLPKEQRDVFVANEFEETGFKELSEKTGVPANTLISRKRYAVLALRARLEKLYNHLKNE; encoded by the coding sequence ATGAGTCCCACGGAATCCGAGAAAATTACTAAGGCCTATACAACCGAGCGCAAAAAATTGCTGGGTTATATACGCAACCGGGTTCCGGGTCACATGGAGGCTGAGGACATACTGCAGGATGTATTTTACCAGCTGACGGTGGGTTTCAGGGATCTTGACCGGATTGAAAACCTGACGGCCTGGTTATACCGGGTAACCAATAACCGGATCATCGATCTGTTCAGGAAGAAAAAACCGGTTAACATGACATGGCTTGAAAAGGCAAGTAATTCCGAGGAGGGTCCCCTCTCTCTTTCGGATATACTTCCGGAACTGGGGTCAACACCTGAAGAGGAAGACCTTAAGGATATAATCTGGTCGGAAATAGAAACGGTGCTGGCTTCACTGCCAAAAGAACAACGGGATGTTTTTGTGGCAAATGAATTTGAAGAAACCGGTTTTAAAGAGTTATCTGAAAAAACAGGCGTTCCGGCCAATACGCTCATTTCCCGGAAACGGTATGCGGTTCTGGCGCTCAGGGCGCGACTTGAAAAATTGTATAATCATTTAAAAAACGAATAA
- a CDS encoding beta-propeller fold lactonase family protein: MKTILCAIFILLSFNQVGISQVTYRTRITDNMGGIEGLTYPEAAITDRSGKNLLVVANNGLTHFRNTDGSYTYIERIDGTTVDNYGLWNADKLVSTKDDRYIYVCGDNHLNIFKFDSVSQHISYLENIQNNSDVQIGYSGSSFTTLSRDNRNLYLATTYSTPELHIFKIDTSTGLLSLKKTVKNEFSAGEYFRTIRMDPSDSFLYVLSSNYYNEAKLRIFRRCRETDSLALIKEMGLNDSITNPYDFNVSPDGLNLYVIEENRIKIFEINRTTGLLNYIGQINSSTNGYSFFSWDPRYLYMASSTELSVLERNPENGILTLIQKMTAENTGFDWIKSITISSNDTLMYLSDKYINSIHILKRNPETGLVSYFKRIVDKQGKIYGFVEASDMVVTHDNKSLITLAMASPALMIFDRTNNDTLTLSYIIPNSYMGPAIGVAQRMSLSPDDKYLILTSTNMFGIRILQKNNSTGKYEFFASYTYEEAGVSSDQQLVQGLLSDDMKYFYAAKASGIYCFGIDSGKLTLKSSYAIHENSDNGLNFIRSMTLSADNKYLYTCSQSEFYPKGISVYSRNVYDGSLTFLQKIEGRYNKILISKDNQFAYTIGDEIKAFKIQPDGMLTFIEKHGIESLGYTEVYTLHDAIITEDQKAIIGVTNTGKAIISFYRNRNSGNLIFEQTRFFSDNMDYSNGIPLVRMSSDKKNVYVVSPYDASLTIYNANIPLGLPDITNICNDTAVISVDDDYASYEWSSGETAHGITTMLPGTYSVYVTDLLGRTGWDRTSVVFHDPFVVNISLWQPENSDPSLFAYADGGQSPFTYIWNDGSTGPEKYLQNSDIFQGNLFYVTVIDNVGCMASDTLIIDETSVGDSDFDKIILSPNPAGEFLYINFSGIAVSAIEITDNKGILVFNTLAENNEPSIRIETGSLNPGLYFVKLKSNNSCVIRKFLKL; this comes from the coding sequence ATGAAAACAATTCTCTGTGCCATTTTCATTTTACTTAGTTTTAATCAGGTTGGTATTTCACAGGTAACCTACCGAACAAGAATAACTGACAATATGGGCGGAATCGAAGGATTAACATACCCTGAAGCTGCAATTACTGACCGTTCAGGCAAAAATCTGTTGGTTGTAGCCAATAATGGCCTGACTCATTTCAGAAATACAGACGGATCATACACATACATTGAAAGAATTGATGGGACAACCGTTGATAACTATGGTCTGTGGAATGCGGATAAACTGGTTTCAACTAAGGATGACCGGTATATTTATGTCTGTGGTGACAACCATCTGAACATTTTCAAATTTGACTCGGTCAGCCAACATATTAGTTATTTGGAAAACATTCAAAATAACAGTGATGTGCAGATCGGTTATTCCGGATCAAGTTTTACGACTCTCTCACGGGATAACCGTAATCTGTATCTCGCTACAACCTATTCAACCCCTGAATTGCACATTTTTAAGATTGATACTTCAACCGGTTTATTATCCTTGAAAAAAACTGTCAAAAACGAATTTTCTGCCGGTGAGTATTTCAGAACTATCAGAATGGATCCGTCAGACAGTTTTCTTTATGTTTTGTCATCCAATTATTATAATGAAGCTAAGCTCAGGATTTTTAGAAGATGCAGAGAAACCGACAGCCTGGCTCTTATAAAAGAGATGGGTTTAAATGACAGTATTACCAATCCCTATGATTTTAATGTAAGTCCTGACGGATTAAACCTGTATGTGATTGAAGAAAATAGAATTAAGATTTTCGAAATTAATCGAACTACAGGATTACTGAATTACATCGGACAGATAAACTCCTCAACTAACGGCTATTCATTCTTCAGTTGGGACCCGAGGTACCTTTACATGGCAAGTAGTACGGAATTAAGTGTTTTAGAGAGAAATCCGGAAAACGGAATTCTAACCTTAATTCAGAAAATGACGGCGGAAAATACGGGATTTGACTGGATAAAATCTATTACTATCAGTAGTAATGATACCCTTATGTATTTAAGTGATAAATACATAAACAGCATCCATATTTTGAAAAGGAATCCGGAAACCGGTTTGGTCAGTTACTTTAAAAGAATAGTCGATAAACAGGGGAAAATTTATGGCTTTGTGGAAGCTTCTGATATGGTTGTAACCCATGATAATAAATCGTTGATTACGCTTGCAATGGCCAGTCCGGCACTCATGATTTTTGACAGAACAAATAATGACACCCTTACTTTAAGCTATATAATTCCGAACAGTTATATGGGCCCGGCCATCGGTGTAGCCCAACGAATGTCATTAAGCCCGGATGACAAATATCTTATACTGACATCAACCAATATGTTTGGAATCAGGATACTTCAAAAAAATAACTCAACCGGTAAATATGAATTCTTTGCTTCTTATACCTATGAAGAAGCCGGAGTCAGTTCAGATCAGCAACTGGTTCAAGGCTTGCTATCTGATGATATGAAATATTTTTATGCAGCTAAAGCAAGCGGAATATACTGCTTCGGGATTGACAGCGGAAAACTGACTTTAAAATCATCTTATGCAATACATGAAAATTCAGATAATGGATTGAACTTTATCAGGTCAATGACCCTGAGTGCGGATAATAAATACCTGTATACCTGTTCACAATCTGAATTCTATCCCAAAGGAATATCCGTTTATTCAAGGAATGTTTATGACGGAAGCCTGACTTTTCTGCAGAAAATTGAAGGACGATATAATAAAATTCTAATCAGCAAAGACAATCAGTTTGCCTATACAATCGGTGATGAAATAAAAGCATTTAAAATTCAACCGGATGGAATGTTAACTTTTATTGAAAAGCATGGAATTGAGTCACTCGGTTATACTGAAGTTTACACGTTGCACGACGCCATAATCACTGAAGATCAGAAAGCAATCATAGGTGTAACCAATACCGGGAAAGCTATTATATCTTTTTACAGGAACAGGAATAGTGGCAACCTTATATTTGAACAGACACGATTTTTCTCTGATAACATGGATTACTCCAATGGGATACCACTGGTACGAATGTCATCAGATAAAAAGAATGTTTATGTGGTTTCGCCGTATGATGCATCTCTGACAATTTATAACGCAAATATTCCTTTGGGCTTGCCGGATATTACGAATATTTGCAATGATACAGCAGTAATTTCGGTTGACGATGATTACGCTTCGTACGAATGGTCTTCCGGCGAAACAGCTCATGGTATCACTACCATGCTTCCCGGCACTTATTCAGTTTATGTGACGGATTTATTGGGAAGAACCGGATGGGACAGAACCAGCGTGGTATTCCATGATCCATTTGTTGTAAATATATCACTATGGCAGCCCGAAAACTCAGATCCGTCATTGTTTGCGTATGCCGACGGAGGTCAAAGTCCTTTTACTTATATTTGGAATGATGGTAGCACCGGTCCGGAAAAATATCTTCAGAATTCAGACATTTTTCAGGGAAATCTCTTTTATGTAACGGTCATCGATAATGTTGGTTGTATGGCTTCTGATACATTGATAATTGATGAAACATCCGTTGGCGATTCTGATTTTGATAAAATCATCCTAAGCCCTAATCCTGCCGGGGAATTTCTTTACATCAATTTTTCCGGTATAGCTGTCTCAGCCATAGAAATCACAGATAATAAAGGCATTTTGGTTTTTAATACCCTTGCTGAAAATAACGAGCCATCAATAAGAATAGAAACAGGCTCGTTGAATCCCGGGTTATACTTTGTGAAACTAAAAAGCAATAATTCCTGTGTAATCAGGAAGTTCCTGAAACTTTAA
- a CDS encoding acyltransferase family protein — translation MDPQKSRLYFIDNLRWLMIIFVVLMHVNVTYSMLGGWYYIEKAKLDLFQNIYFGIYGSFTQAYFMGFLFFIAGYFVPASYDRKGFGQFVKERLIRLGIPTLLFMLLIHPVTIAILNHYLNWNMNMTDWYGKYIGTLDFLGSTGPLWFALALLIFAIVYALIRKFLNPVSFSNTTIKIANKHIAGIGILISVLTFLMRIPFPIGTNIMNMQLCFFSQYIVLFILGIYFFRKNLLLTLDYRQGMNWFRYTLIFGILFWLGMIVLGDSAHKGLEPFVGHLTLGNAAYSLWESFFCVGVCVGLIVWFREKFNAQGKTAKFLSDNAFGVYVFHTPILVLISMLMKDVTLYPFLKYAIVAVITIPACFLTSALLRKIPGVAYIIK, via the coding sequence ATGGACCCTCAAAAATCCCGTCTCTATTTCATCGATAACCTCCGGTGGCTGATGATCATCTTCGTTGTGCTCATGCACGTCAACGTTACTTACAGCATGCTCGGAGGATGGTACTATATCGAAAAAGCGAAACTCGACCTTTTTCAGAATATATATTTCGGCATCTACGGCTCCTTTACACAGGCTTATTTTATGGGATTCCTGTTCTTCATTGCCGGTTATTTTGTTCCGGCATCTTACGACAGGAAAGGATTCGGCCAGTTTGTAAAAGAACGTCTGATAAGGCTCGGGATACCTACGTTACTTTTTATGCTTCTGATTCACCCGGTTACCATTGCAATCCTGAATCACTACCTGAACTGGAATATGAATATGACGGACTGGTACGGCAAATATATCGGTACGTTAGACTTTTTAGGCAGTACCGGACCGTTGTGGTTCGCGCTGGCCTTGCTGATTTTCGCTATTGTGTATGCATTAATCCGGAAGTTTTTGAATCCGGTATCCTTCAGCAACACAACAATCAAAATCGCCAATAAACATATTGCAGGCATCGGTATACTCATATCGGTTCTGACTTTCCTTATGCGAATTCCTTTCCCGATCGGGACCAACATTATGAACATGCAGCTGTGCTTCTTCTCTCAATACATTGTGCTGTTTATCCTGGGCATTTACTTTTTCAGAAAAAACCTGCTTCTTACTCTGGATTACAGGCAGGGCATGAACTGGTTCAGGTACACCCTGATATTCGGAATCCTGTTCTGGCTGGGTATGATTGTTCTCGGTGATTCCGCTCATAAGGGACTCGAACCGTTTGTCGGGCATCTTACCCTGGGAAATGCCGCTTATTCGCTCTGGGAATCCTTCTTTTGTGTGGGCGTTTGTGTGGGACTGATTGTCTGGTTCCGCGAAAAATTCAATGCACAGGGCAAAACAGCTAAATTTCTTTCAGACAATGCGTTCGGTGTGTATGTGTTTCATACGCCGATTCTCGTCTTGATCTCCATGCTGATGAAGGATGTAACATTATATCCTTTCCTGAAATATGCGATTGTAGCTGTCATCACCATTCCGGCATGCTTCTTAACCAGCGCCCTGTTGCGTAAGATTCCGGGTGTGGCATATATTATTAAGTAA